The following coding sequences lie in one Prochlorococcus marinus XMU1411 genomic window:
- the holA gene encoding DNA polymerase III subunit delta: MPIQILWGNDLNAQNKFIQKLIDNEVSKEWKEINVTNLNGDDDEQVNKAFDEVLTPPFGDGYRIVILKNNPIFTEKNEYLRIKFEKIHDNIPQNTYLILQNTKKPDSRLKSTKFLQKLIKNNLAKEKSFSLPEIWDYEGQKRFLEDAANSMDIKIDNNAAELIIDSVGNDSFKLINELAKAKTYLSAISSDLNSQLFLTSIDAKKIFCDHQSNIFKIIDLLLQKNINESLIEINYSLQKGEPALRLNAGLISQIRIHTIIKLAVNAGNDNADKICTLAGISNPKRIFFIRKKVKNISQDYLMDLLSNLLDIESLLKQGNNPINVFTDSLINLS, encoded by the coding sequence ATGCCAATACAAATATTATGGGGTAATGATCTAAATGCTCAAAATAAATTTATTCAAAAATTAATAGATAACGAAGTATCCAAAGAATGGAAGGAAATAAACGTAACTAATTTAAATGGAGATGATGATGAGCAAGTCAATAAAGCTTTTGATGAAGTTCTTACACCTCCTTTTGGAGATGGATACAGAATAGTTATATTGAAAAATAATCCAATTTTTACCGAAAAAAATGAGTATCTAAGAATTAAATTTGAAAAAATTCATGACAATATACCGCAAAATACTTATTTGATTTTGCAAAATACAAAAAAACCAGACTCACGCCTAAAGAGTACTAAATTTTTACAAAAACTTATCAAAAATAATTTGGCCAAAGAAAAATCATTTTCTTTACCAGAAATCTGGGACTATGAAGGACAAAAAAGATTCTTAGAAGATGCAGCAAATTCAATGGATATCAAAATTGATAATAATGCAGCTGAATTAATTATTGATTCAGTTGGAAATGATAGCTTTAAATTAATAAATGAGTTAGCGAAAGCAAAAACATACCTTTCTGCAATATCAAGTGATTTGAATTCACAACTTTTTCTAACAAGTATTGATGCAAAAAAAATATTTTGCGATCATCAATCCAATATTTTCAAAATCATTGATCTTCTCTTACAAAAAAATATTAATGAAAGCCTAATTGAAATAAATTATTCCTTACAGAAAGGAGAACCTGCTTTAAGATTAAATGCAGGTTTAATCAGTCAAATAAGGATTCATACAATTATAAAATTAGCAGTCAATGCAGGAAACGATAATGCAGACAAGATTTGTACTCTTGCAGGTATTTCAAATCCAAAAAGAATTTTTTTTATTCGAAAAAAAGTAAAGAACATATCACAAGATTATTTAATGGATTTATTGAGTAACTTATTAGATATTGAATCATTGCTAAAACAAGGTAATAATCCTATAAATGTTTTTACAGATAGTTTAATTAATTTAAGTTAA
- the tilS gene encoding tRNA lysidine(34) synthetase TilS: protein MSDKKLTQKNWSSWHHKLHKEILSKNILIPKGSNILISVSGGQDSMVLLTLINDLKKIHNWSISVWHGDHQWHEKSSVYARELKSYCEDKNISFYFDQANKENISSEEKAREWRYKNLCERAKTLLNKNQQKHNIYLLTGHTSSDNAETFILNLSRGSNFAGLSNIESKRVLEKQIFLIRPILIFSREDTKQICNDMKIPFWEDPTNTDLKLKRNLVRKKIIPALEVIYPGCSERINNFSQKMSNYNNERNDLSELAYLYCKDVKGINRNLLNNMCIEARCTILNKFLKEISAKQYSSKNLAKLAASIYEKNKGEINLQEFLKIVWNKNYINFEKVKM, encoded by the coding sequence ATGTCTGATAAAAAATTAACTCAGAAAAATTGGTCATCGTGGCATCATAAGCTTCATAAAGAGATTCTTAGCAAAAACATATTAATTCCCAAAGGATCGAATATTTTAATAAGTGTTTCAGGGGGACAAGACTCGATGGTCTTATTGACCCTAATTAATGACCTAAAAAAAATTCATAATTGGTCTATTAGTGTTTGGCATGGTGATCATCAGTGGCACGAAAAATCCTCAGTCTATGCTCGTGAATTAAAAAGTTATTGCGAAGATAAAAATATTTCATTCTATTTTGATCAAGCAAATAAAGAAAATATTTCTTCAGAAGAAAAAGCACGAGAATGGAGATATAAAAATTTATGTGAACGGGCCAAAACTTTATTAAATAAGAACCAGCAAAAACATAATATTTATTTGTTAACTGGTCACACGAGTAGTGATAATGCAGAAACATTTATCCTTAATTTATCTCGAGGGAGTAATTTTGCAGGTCTGAGTAATATTGAGAGCAAAAGAGTACTTGAAAAGCAAATTTTTTTAATAAGACCAATATTAATTTTCAGTAGAGAAGATACAAAACAAATTTGTAATGATATGAAAATCCCATTCTGGGAAGATCCTACAAATACAGATCTTAAATTAAAAAGAAATTTAGTTAGAAAAAAAATTATTCCTGCTTTAGAGGTTATTTATCCAGGTTGTTCTGAAAGGATAAATAATTTTTCCCAAAAAATGAGCAACTACAATAATGAACGTAATGATCTTAGTGAACTAGCATACCTTTATTGTAAAGATGTAAAAGGTATCAATAGAAATCTCTTAAATAATATGTGTATTGAAGCGAGGTGCACAATCTTAAATAAATTTTTAAAAGAAATATCTGCAAAGCAATATAGTTCTAAAAATCTAGCAAAATTAGCAGCTTCAATTTATGAAAAAAATAAAGGTGAAATTAACTTGCAAGAGTTTTTAAAAATTGTTTGGAATAAAAACTATATAAATTTTGAAAAAGTTAAGATGTGA
- a CDS encoding DUF561 domain-containing protein, which yields MSLINLLPQKIKEELRSKSLLKVISGLNNFDAQSVKRIVEAASLGGADLVDIACKPELVDLALKNSTLPVCVSSVVPRSFQDSVKAGASLIEIGNYDTFYEKGINFSDKKVLNITKETRDLLPNVPLSVTVPHTMPIDKQVDLAVKLVEEGVDIIQTEGGTSSTPYSPGIQGFFEKSVPTLAATYAIHQEFKKQFLNIPIMSASGLSQVTCPLAISSGASAVGVGSVVNKLDDLISMIAVIRGLKESLKNSIIGEKIS from the coding sequence ATGAGTCTGATTAATCTTTTGCCACAAAAAATCAAAGAAGAGTTAAGAAGCAAATCCTTACTCAAAGTTATTTCAGGATTAAATAATTTCGATGCTCAATCGGTGAAAAGAATTGTTGAGGCTGCTTCATTGGGAGGTGCAGATCTTGTCGATATTGCTTGTAAACCTGAACTTGTTGATTTAGCACTTAAGAATTCAACACTACCCGTTTGTGTTAGTTCAGTTGTGCCTCGATCTTTTCAAGATTCTGTAAAAGCAGGAGCATCATTAATTGAGATTGGAAATTACGATACTTTTTATGAAAAAGGGATTAATTTTTCAGATAAAAAAGTTTTAAACATTACAAAAGAGACGAGAGATTTATTGCCTAATGTTCCTTTATCAGTAACTGTTCCTCATACTATGCCTATTGATAAACAAGTTGATCTTGCTGTGAAGCTAGTAGAAGAAGGTGTTGATATTATTCAAACAGAAGGTGGCACCAGTTCTACTCCTTACTCTCCAGGAATTCAAGGCTTTTTTGAAAAATCAGTACCAACTCTTGCAGCTACCTATGCTATTCATCAAGAATTTAAGAAACAATTCCTGAATATACCAATCATGAGTGCCTCTGGATTAAGCCAAGTGACTTGTCCATTAGCAATATCCTCTGGAGCCTCAGCTGTTGGCGTTGGATCTGTAGTTAATAAATTAGATGATTTAATATCAATGATTGCTGTTATAAGAGGCCTAAAAGAATCTTTGAAGAATTCAATAATCGGAGAAAAAATTTCCTAG
- a CDS encoding aspartate kinase, with amino-acid sequence MALLVKKFGGTSVGDIKKIKNIASSICQSKEAGNEIVVVVSAMGQTTDNLNYLAESISKNPNRRELDMLLSTGEQVTIALLSMALNEYGIPAISMTGSQVGIITESIHGKARILDIKTERIQNYINQGFVVVVAGFQGTTLSHTGSMEITTLGRGGSDTSAVALSTALGAETCEIYTDVPGVLTTDPRIVANAKLLDEISCEEMLELASVGASVLHPRAVEIARNYGIKLCVKSSQSDSSGTLLESQIQPLPLKRGSLELTKTVNSLEVLENQAVFSLSNIPDRPGIAAQIFEKLSEASINVDLIIQATNDGNNNDITFTVSELEVKKTTEQCELITSQLGGQYNLKTNMTKLSIQGAGIMGRPSVSADLFDTLSQANINVRLIATSEIKVSCVIEINNIPKAIRFVAEKFKLSDTQIFVNPINEKQDQPEVRGIALDKNQVQVSFRKLPDRPGVAASICLALAENNLIFDTIVQSERISSLKTKDISLTMNKQDREKANLVFEALTKKLPGSYIADGPAIAKVSTVGAGMAFKVGTAGKIFRALADQNINIEMIATSEIRTSCIVLEKDCDKAVNAIHNHFELEK; translated from the coding sequence ATGGCATTACTTGTAAAAAAATTTGGCGGCACCTCTGTAGGTGATATTAAAAAAATTAAAAATATTGCAAGTAGTATTTGTCAAAGTAAAGAAGCAGGAAATGAAATTGTCGTGGTTGTCTCTGCAATGGGTCAAACCACGGATAATTTAAATTATTTAGCGGAATCAATAAGTAAAAATCCTAATCGAAGAGAATTGGATATGCTTCTCTCAACTGGAGAACAAGTAACCATAGCTCTTCTCTCAATGGCATTAAACGAATACGGAATACCTGCAATTTCAATGACAGGTAGCCAAGTTGGAATTATTACTGAATCAATTCATGGGAAAGCAAGAATTCTGGATATAAAAACAGAAAGAATCCAAAATTATATAAATCAGGGTTTTGTAGTTGTAGTGGCTGGATTTCAAGGAACAACATTAAGCCATACGGGTTCAATGGAAATTACAACTTTGGGTAGAGGTGGTTCAGATACTTCAGCAGTAGCTTTATCAACAGCTTTAGGAGCTGAGACTTGCGAAATTTATACAGACGTACCAGGAGTTCTTACTACTGATCCAAGAATTGTTGCTAATGCAAAACTCTTAGATGAGATTAGCTGTGAGGAAATGCTTGAACTTGCAAGTGTCGGTGCTTCAGTTCTGCATCCACGAGCAGTAGAAATCGCTCGTAATTATGGAATTAAATTATGTGTCAAATCAAGCCAAAGTGACTCAAGTGGGACTCTCCTAGAAAGTCAAATCCAACCTCTCCCGCTAAAAAGAGGAAGCTTAGAATTAACAAAAACAGTAAATAGTCTTGAAGTATTAGAAAACCAAGCAGTATTCAGTCTCTCAAATATTCCTGATAGACCTGGGATTGCTGCACAAATATTTGAAAAACTTTCAGAAGCAAGTATTAATGTAGATTTAATTATACAAGCTACAAATGATGGAAATAATAACGATATAACATTTACTGTTAGTGAATTAGAAGTTAAAAAGACTACAGAACAATGTGAACTTATAACTAGTCAATTAGGAGGACAATATAATCTAAAAACAAACATGACTAAATTAAGTATTCAAGGAGCGGGCATTATGGGTAGACCTAGTGTTTCAGCTGATTTATTTGATACTTTATCTCAAGCGAATATAAATGTCAGGTTAATAGCTACTAGTGAAATTAAAGTCAGCTGCGTAATTGAAATTAATAATATTCCAAAAGCTATTAGATTTGTTGCTGAGAAATTTAAATTATCTGATACACAAATATTTGTTAATCCAATCAACGAAAAACAAGATCAACCTGAAGTAAGAGGAATTGCATTAGATAAAAATCAAGTTCAAGTAAGTTTTCGAAAACTGCCTGATCGTCCAGGTGTAGCAGCATCGATATGCTTAGCATTAGCTGAAAATAATTTAATTTTCGATACGATCGTGCAGTCTGAAAGAATTTCCTCTTTAAAAACTAAGGATATTAGTCTTACAATGAATAAACAAGATAGAGAAAAAGCTAACTTAGTTTTTGAGGCTTTAACAAAAAAATTACCCGGATCATACATTGCAGATGGCCCTGCTATAGCCAAAGTAAGTACTGTTGGAGCAGGAATGGCATTTAAGGTTGGAACAGCTGGAAAAATATTTAGAGCATTGGCTGATCAAAATATCAATATTGAAATGATCGCTACTAGTGAAATCAGAACTTCATGTATTGTCTTAGAAAAAGATTGTGACAAAGCAGTAAATGCAATTCATAATCATTTCGAATTAGAAAAATAA
- a CDS encoding precorrin-8X methylmutase codes for MVIDHPIFLESIKFIRSHLGANNLNYLEKKVLERLVHTSGDFSIQNLINFSEGACEKGLQALKNGAPILTDTDMAAAAIKSMAENTTRNKVFTARMWFGENKHIELTKTAYGLSEGWKELSAINSGSKSPIVVIGSSPTALTYLIDILENAKDLPSLIIGMPVGFIGVEKSKNKLISTDLPRIVLNSTRGGAAMAAAAVNALLRETI; via the coding sequence ATGGTAATAGATCATCCAATTTTTTTGGAAAGCATTAAATTTATAAGATCTCATTTAGGAGCAAATAATCTAAATTATTTGGAAAAAAAAGTTTTAGAGAGATTAGTACATACTTCAGGGGATTTTTCTATCCAAAATCTTATTAATTTTAGTGAAGGTGCTTGCGAAAAAGGCCTTCAGGCACTTAAAAATGGTGCTCCAATTTTAACTGATACAGATATGGCAGCAGCAGCTATAAAATCTATGGCAGAGAATACCACTAGGAATAAAGTATTTACAGCGAGAATGTGGTTTGGAGAAAATAAGCATATTGAGTTAACTAAAACTGCATATGGCTTAAGTGAAGGTTGGAAGGAGTTATCTGCTATAAATTCTGGAAGCAAATCACCTATTGTAGTTATTGGCAGTTCGCCCACAGCTTTAACTTATTTAATTGATATTTTAGAGAATGCAAAAGATTTACCTAGTTTAATTATTGGAATGCCCGTCGGATTTATTGGAGTAGAGAAAAGCAAAAACAAACTCATTTCTACTGATCTTCCTAGAATAGTTTTGAATTCAACTAGAGGAGGCGCTGCCATGGCAGCTGCTGCAGTTAACGCCTTGTTGAGGGAAACTATTTAA
- the dapA gene encoding 4-hydroxy-tetrahydrodipicolinate synthase, which yields MIAEKTECNNPLFGRILTAMVTPFTKNGDVDYELAIKLSNYLFENGSDGIVLCGTTGESPTLSWAEQHDLFIAVKGSLDASCKVIVGTGSNCTSEAVEATKKAYDSGADGALVVVPYYNKPPQEGLYKHFSSIAKSAKDLPLMLYNIPGRTGCNLLPDTVKKLMDFSNILSIKAASGRIEEVTELRAICGSKLSVYSGDDSLLLPMLSVGAVGVVSVASHLVGLQLKEMIHSFQSGEISNALAIHEKLQPLFKALFMTTNPIPIKAALELSGWDVGKPRSPLSPLTNDMKKQLSFILKSLQ from the coding sequence ATGATTGCAGAGAAAACTGAGTGTAATAATCCACTATTTGGAAGAATATTGACTGCAATGGTTACTCCATTTACTAAAAATGGAGATGTAGATTATGAACTAGCTATAAAACTTTCAAATTATCTTTTTGAGAACGGTTCCGATGGAATTGTGTTGTGCGGTACTACTGGAGAATCTCCTACTCTTTCATGGGCGGAACAGCATGATTTATTTATTGCGGTAAAAGGATCTTTGGATGCAAGCTGTAAAGTAATAGTTGGCACTGGTAGTAATTGTACAAGTGAGGCTGTGGAGGCTACAAAAAAAGCCTACGACTCTGGTGCCGATGGTGCTTTGGTCGTTGTTCCTTATTACAATAAGCCGCCTCAAGAAGGCCTTTATAAACATTTTAGTTCTATTGCTAAATCTGCGAAGGATTTGCCTCTTATGCTCTACAACATTCCTGGAAGGACAGGATGCAATTTATTACCTGATACTGTGAAGAAACTTATGGATTTTTCAAATATTCTCAGTATTAAAGCTGCAAGCGGTAGAATAGAAGAAGTAACAGAACTAAGAGCTATTTGTGGCTCCAAACTCTCTGTATATAGTGGCGACGATTCATTGTTGCTTCCAATGTTATCTGTAGGTGCTGTAGGAGTAGTAAGTGTTGCAAGTCATTTAGTTGGATTGCAATTGAAAGAGATGATTCATTCCTTTCAAAGTGGAGAGATTTCTAATGCTCTTGCTATTCATGAAAAACTTCAGCCTCTTTTTAAAGCACTCTTTATGACAACTAATCCAATCCCAATTAAGGCTGCTTTGGAACTATCGGGATGGGATGTAGGTAAACCTAGAAGTCCTTTGTCACCATTAACCAATGACATGAAAAAGCAACTATCTTTTATCCTGAAATCCCTACAATAG
- the uvrB gene encoding excinuclease ABC subunit UvrB produces MNNYKLQAPYEPNGDQPEAIKKLVKGVNNGKEFQTLLGATGTGKTFTIANVIQQTGRPALVLAHNKTLAAQLCNELREFFPKNAVEYFISYYDYYQPEAYVPVSDTYIAKTASINEEIDMLRHSATRSLFERKDVIVVASISCIYGLGIPSEYLKAAVKFQVGKSINLRSSLRSLVENQYTRNDIEITRGRFRIKGDVLEIGPAYEDRLIRIELFGDEVEAIRYVDPTTGEILESLEQVSVYPAKHFVTPKERLESAISAIKSELKTQLDKFTYEGKLLEAQRLEQRTKYDLEMLKEVGYCNGVENYARHLSGREEGSPPECLIDYFPDDWLLVVDESHVTCPQLHAMYNGDQSRKKVLIDHGFRLPSAADNRPLKCEEFWEKSKQTLFISATPGQWELDQCDGEFIEQVIRPTGVLDPVIDVRPSEGQIEDLLSEIRIRAEKNQRVLVTTLTKRMAEDLTDFLSENKVRVRYLHSEIHSIERIEIIQDLRMGEYDVLVGVNLLREGLDLPEVSLVAILDADKEGFLRAERSLIQTIGRAARHVEGVALLYADNFTDSMKKAISETERRRTIQEKYNQVNGITPKPAGKKIENSILSFLELSRKLDAGGLSKDLINIVNNKTDSILNSSDNQCLLEELPDLIEKLEIKMKDAAKDLNFEEAANLRDRIKKLRQKLARNN; encoded by the coding sequence ATGAACAACTATAAGCTTCAAGCTCCTTACGAACCAAATGGAGATCAACCTGAGGCTATTAAAAAATTAGTTAAAGGCGTTAATAATGGTAAAGAGTTTCAGACTCTTTTAGGAGCTACTGGAACTGGTAAAACATTTACCATTGCGAATGTAATTCAACAAACAGGAAGACCAGCACTTGTATTAGCCCATAACAAAACGTTAGCAGCACAACTATGTAATGAATTAAGGGAATTTTTCCCAAAAAATGCTGTAGAGTATTTCATTTCTTACTACGATTATTATCAACCTGAAGCCTATGTCCCTGTAAGTGATACTTACATAGCAAAAACTGCTTCAATTAATGAAGAGATAGATATGCTCAGGCATTCTGCAACACGCTCCTTGTTTGAGAGAAAAGATGTAATTGTAGTAGCATCTATAAGTTGCATTTATGGTCTGGGTATACCAAGTGAATATTTAAAAGCTGCAGTTAAATTTCAAGTTGGAAAATCTATCAATCTACGTTCTTCTTTAAGATCTCTTGTTGAAAATCAATATACTAGAAATGATATTGAAATTACTAGAGGTAGATTCAGAATTAAAGGCGATGTTTTAGAAATTGGTCCAGCCTATGAAGATAGATTAATAAGAATCGAATTATTTGGTGATGAAGTCGAGGCTATTCGATATGTTGACCCTACTACTGGAGAAATACTTGAAAGTTTAGAACAAGTAAGTGTTTACCCTGCGAAGCATTTTGTTACTCCAAAAGAAAGACTTGAGAGTGCAATCAGTGCAATTAAAAGTGAATTAAAAACTCAACTCGATAAATTTACATACGAAGGAAAATTATTAGAGGCTCAACGTTTAGAACAACGCACAAAATATGATTTAGAAATGCTTAAAGAGGTTGGCTATTGTAATGGGGTTGAGAATTATGCTCGTCATTTATCAGGTAGGGAGGAAGGTTCACCTCCAGAATGCTTAATAGATTACTTTCCTGATGATTGGTTGTTAGTAGTCGATGAGAGTCATGTAACATGTCCTCAACTTCATGCGATGTACAACGGTGATCAATCTAGAAAAAAAGTTTTAATAGATCATGGTTTTAGACTGCCAAGTGCTGCAGATAATAGACCTTTAAAATGTGAAGAGTTTTGGGAAAAATCAAAACAGACATTATTTATAAGTGCAACTCCCGGTCAATGGGAATTAGATCAATGTGATGGTGAATTTATTGAGCAAGTTATAAGACCAACTGGGGTATTAGACCCTGTAATTGATGTAAGACCTAGTGAGGGCCAAATAGAAGATCTTTTATCTGAAATAAGAATTAGAGCTGAAAAAAATCAAAGAGTGCTAGTGACAACGCTTACTAAGAGAATGGCTGAAGATCTAACTGATTTTTTATCTGAAAATAAAGTAAGAGTTAGATATTTGCATTCCGAAATTCATTCAATTGAAAGAATTGAAATTATTCAAGACCTTAGAATGGGCGAATATGATGTTTTGGTAGGAGTTAATTTATTAAGAGAGGGACTTGATCTTCCTGAAGTATCCTTAGTTGCCATTTTAGATGCTGATAAAGAAGGTTTTCTGAGAGCAGAAAGGTCATTAATTCAAACAATAGGAAGAGCTGCAAGACATGTTGAAGGTGTTGCCTTGCTATATGCAGATAACTTCACAGATTCAATGAAAAAAGCAATATCTGAAACTGAAAGAAGAAGAACTATTCAAGAAAAATATAACCAAGTCAATGGTATTACTCCAAAACCTGCAGGCAAAAAAATCGAAAATTCAATATTATCTTTTCTAGAACTTTCCAGAAAATTAGATGCTGGTGGTTTATCTAAAGATTTAATAAATATTGTCAATAACAAAACTGACTCAATTCTAAATTCCAGTGATAACCAATGTTTGCTAGAAGAATTGCCTGACTTAATAGAAAAGTTAGAAATTAAAATGAAAGATGCTGCAAAAGATTTAAATTTTGAAGAAGCAGCAAATTTGCGGGATAGAATCAAAAAATTAAGACAAAAATTGGCAAGAAATAATTAA
- a CDS encoding ribonuclease J produces the protein MQSSTNSNVNRSTHDSSRSKSNTPALRVIPLGGLHEIGKNTCVFEYGDELMLVDAGLAFPSDGMHGVNVVMPDTTFLKENQRRIKGMIVTHGHEDHIGGISHHLKHFNIPIIYGPRLAMSMLRGKMDEAGVSDRTTIQTVNPRDVVKVGQHFSVEFIRNTHSICDSFSLAVTTPVGTIIFTGDFKFDHMPVDGEQFDIERMVHYGEKGVLCMFSDSTNAEVPGFCPSEKTIYPSLEKHIAEAKERVILTTFASSVHRVTMILELAMKHGRKVGLLGRSMINVIAKARDIGYMKCPDDLFVPIKQIRDLPDRETLLLMTGSQGEPLAALSRISRGEHQHVRLKTTDTVIFSASPIPGNTISVVNTIDRLMKLGAKVVYGKGENIHVSGHGFQEDQKLMLALAKPKFFVPVHGEHRMLVCHGKSAQTMGVPKDNILIIENGDVVELTPNSIQKGDPVKAGVELLDNSRNGIVDARVLKERQQLAGDGVVTVLAPISTDGKMVAPPRVNLRGVVTTAEPRKMSMWTEREISWVLENRWKQLSRQTGPNNFEVDWIGVQREIENGLSRRMRRELQVEPLILCLVQPAPSGTRAYIPKITEEQNFSNRNKNNNNFHKKSQNNHPNRSNNPQNNQKTPKVSQNPSAETPTEDSFEGRTRRRRSAVTS, from the coding sequence ATGCAATCAAGTACAAATTCAAATGTAAATAGATCTACTCATGATTCATCTAGATCTAAAAGTAATACGCCAGCTCTGCGAGTAATACCTCTTGGAGGACTTCATGAAATAGGAAAAAACACTTGTGTTTTTGAATATGGTGATGAATTGATGCTTGTTGATGCTGGCCTAGCTTTCCCATCTGATGGTATGCATGGCGTTAACGTTGTTATGCCAGATACAACTTTTTTAAAAGAAAATCAAAGAAGAATAAAAGGAATGATTGTCACTCATGGTCATGAAGATCATATTGGGGGTATTTCTCATCATCTAAAGCATTTTAATATTCCGATTATTTATGGCCCAAGATTAGCAATGTCAATGCTTAGAGGGAAAATGGATGAAGCAGGGGTATCTGATAGAACAACTATACAGACAGTAAATCCAAGAGATGTTGTAAAAGTGGGACAACATTTTTCTGTTGAATTTATTCGAAATACCCATTCTATTTGTGATAGTTTTTCTTTAGCAGTTACAACACCTGTTGGCACAATTATTTTCACGGGAGATTTTAAGTTTGATCATATGCCAGTAGATGGAGAGCAATTTGATATTGAAAGGATGGTGCATTACGGAGAGAAGGGCGTTTTATGCATGTTCAGTGATTCGACTAATGCTGAAGTTCCAGGTTTTTGTCCTTCTGAGAAGACTATCTATCCCTCTTTAGAAAAACATATTGCGGAGGCAAAAGAACGAGTTATCCTTACCACTTTTGCTAGTTCTGTTCATAGAGTGACAATGATCCTAGAGTTGGCCATGAAACATGGAAGAAAGGTCGGTTTGTTAGGTAGATCGATGATAAATGTTATTGCTAAGGCGAGAGATATTGGTTACATGAAATGCCCAGATGATTTGTTTGTTCCTATCAAGCAAATTAGAGATTTGCCAGATAGAGAGACCTTATTATTAATGACTGGAAGTCAAGGTGAACCCCTAGCAGCGTTAAGCAGAATATCTCGTGGTGAACATCAGCATGTTCGTCTTAAGACTACTGATACTGTAATATTTTCAGCCAGTCCAATTCCTGGTAATACTATTTCTGTTGTTAATACAATAGATAGATTAATGAAACTCGGAGCAAAGGTTGTTTATGGAAAGGGTGAGAATATTCATGTTTCTGGTCATGGTTTTCAAGAAGATCAAAAGTTAATGTTGGCACTTGCAAAACCTAAATTTTTTGTCCCTGTTCATGGAGAACATAGAATGCTTGTTTGTCATGGGAAGAGTGCACAAACTATGGGGGTTCCAAAGGACAATATTTTAATTATTGAAAATGGAGATGTAGTTGAGTTAACACCTAATTCTATTCAAAAAGGTGATCCTGTAAAAGCTGGTGTTGAACTCCTTGATAACTCACGAAATGGGATAGTAGATGCTCGAGTATTAAAGGAAAGACAACAATTAGCCGGGGATGGTGTAGTAACTGTTTTAGCTCCTATTAGTACAGATGGGAAGATGGTTGCTCCTCCCAGAGTTAATTTAAGAGGAGTTGTTACTACTGCAGAGCCAAGAAAAATGTCTATGTGGACAGAACGAGAAATAAGCTGGGTTTTAGAAAATAGATGGAAACAATTATCCAGACAAACTGGGCCTAATAATTTTGAAGTAGATTGGATTGGTGTACAAAGAGAAATTGAAAATGGTTTATCGAGAAGAATGAGAAGAGAATTACAAGTTGAGCCACTTATTTTGTGTTTAGTTCAACCTGCTCCAAGTGGAACTCGTGCTTATATTCCAAAGATTACCGAAGAGCAAAATTTTTCTAATAGAAATAAAAATAATAATAATTTCCATAAGAAATCACAAAATAATCATCCAAATAGATCAAATAACCCACAAAATAACCAAAAAACTCCAAAAGTTTCACAGAATCCATCAGCTGAGACTCCTACAGAAGATTCATTTGAAGGTAGAACAAGAAGAAGAAGATCTGCTGTCACATCTTAA